In Tenebrio molitor chromosome 1, icTenMoli1.1, whole genome shotgun sequence, the sequence TTAagttaacaaatttttattttaaggctcgcgtttacctgagtttgaaacggtcgaaaaagtggattttcgatcacatttttaaaaaaaaccgTATGAGATGAACATTTCCTCTTTtgtatacagtgcatttttttaactgttgccatagggaattgcatggtaaaattTATACCCCCGGTTaagttatgaaaaaaaatattttctagcgcgccggaataatagtacgtcgagcggtcgccagaatagcgtccctgtcggctcaaccagcacctgaccatctccatttttgacttttgtcactttcatttaaaaaatatacagggtggtccagatataacctgccaaaaaaattctgggtcattagaaggatctaacaagtccaagaAACCCCCCttcgttaggtccaaaataatggggataaattaacccctatccacacccattcgacgctgctgaccacaaaaatacgtacctactcaggaattaattgttggtgtttgtaaggatgacagtatctaagcaacataggtacctgaatcgtttatgacaaatctcaaatctgacaaactaaatcaaattaatgacatttattgaaaacgctgtacactgtgtgcgctaattcaccagcttatttaggtacaaaagctgattttgtagactgcgatgaatgagtaataaataaagtggtgttcctcaatgtgtaaataaatgtagaggtagtgtgtgcaaaattgtggaagaactgtgtaataagagtatcgtcttaattgtggtgaaatagccaaaataatgtattgaataaatttatttacacttttcatattcgtactttcaactctaactagaatatctactaactaatgaaaggtaaactagactagaaacattattttataacaaatgttttgtgtgccttccgttggcatttaagcacatttgagtacgctggtaccaatttttataaacagaattcagcatttctgggtttttacgaatctggttcgcggcgttTGTTttgcgtttctggagttggccttttgtatttatttcaacttcgtataccaaatctttcgtgtggtcccaaaaattaaaattcagaggggttaaatggaggatcggggacgccattgtattggaatcagtcagaaccaatctcacataaatgcagatgtagctccacaaaagtacaacgaaacggaaggactccttcaggaaaacgctcgccgtatggtcgccttgccggtcttgaattaccacgtgtttcgccatagagtaaatgcaaatcggcgtattcttgttctgtgaatttcataactttttgaaggattcgcaaattttaaattaaacttgacaaatgtcataggtgttacaggtagcgttgctaaagaaattgcagccaagtaaccagaattacctttttaaaacctattaactcattagcgtacagcaaattttgaccaaattatcaattatttttatctcgaaaacgaaaagacttttattagaaactttttttgtgcatgagttctactcatcgtcacctattactggatttcttctggcaggttatatcgggaccaccctgtatagcgagatctcctcgaGGTTATGATTAAATTAGCTTTTGGAAGGCAGAACatctaaacatttatttatttaaaaaaaaaaacagaacctaaaaacgttaacgcacaagtaacttaacaaattaacagaaattgtcAAAGGAATTGTTCAAAGTGTTTTCCTCCGACTGCTGGACAATGACAAGtgatcttgaaaatttcttcgcgtgttttgtaaatgtcgcacTGTTTCTGGTTGACCTCTTATgcgtttttttactgttgccatagggaattacataattgcatggtaaaaattaTACCCTCTGTTAACTTATGAATTATGATCCACTGCAGATTTggtgctaatttttatttttgtaatagatcATTAATAAGACTACGTAATGCATATTGTTTGAACAACgacaagcagttttattttactaattttactcttcaaagttgaaattaatgaacgtaaataatttgacaaaaaacgtGGTATGCGATATGagaacaaaaattaggttttatattttaatttattatttattttaatcatagcctcgagttctcgctatttattttttaaattattatttttttaaataaaagtcaggtgctggttgagccgacagggacgctattgTGCCGACCGCTCGACGTAATATTATaattccggcgcgctagaaaatatttttttcacaactttttcgacagtttaggacaTTGAATTGTAATCATTCCGATAGtttaatagtattttacagtagaagtccgttaggatagcctttactgccgagccagaaattttgtgagacgagctcgcagagcgagtcgaataatactggcgaggctgtaaaggccctaacggacgtgtattgtacaatagtttttgtaatatctctacgattcgttcaaaattatctttttgaaacacatttttttcaacgccatcgaaaaaaccgaatgattaataagtgtgcggaggacgtcgtcatgtcaaccggtgtttgtgaaaaaaaattgttttaatgttgtttgtcagatttgttcaacgcttaactttccgttgaaaataagtgactgaaatcaataaaaaattgcaatcaagatattcccgatgtccggaagtgaggtcatcgttattgcctgcaaaatcgcgcttgtgttagtgaagcatcatcttcaatcttgtctccatttgctgctgtttgtcagatttgttcaacacttaactttccgttgaaaataaacgactgaaatgaataaaaaatcgcgatcaagatattcccgatgtccggatggccgcagagcaagtgaagtcatcgttattccctgcaaacttgcgcttgtgttggtgttaaaattctgaagcatcatcttcgatatcgtctacatctgctagtggcatacggatttcgattaattcaaggtgtgtcccctaacattaaacattaattattgtaacaattgtaaaaaaagttgaaaaataaagtttagatttacgttgctatagttatttagtcatttataacggccgctcctgctcataacggacacctataacggactccggccgttatgaggttgtttacatggtgacaaacagtccggaaagccacctttaacaactagatattacaaaaaaaatcttccaactttgttccaaaaatggtttgaatacactcaccggcacaaaaaacgactcattatgatttctttaataaatgatcttgaaattatatttgtgcttatttttctttattatagttaaattgggatattttcaatgattggaagtgctatggtcaccatggcaaccgaattgttttgtttaaataaattattagaaaatttgcgttacttccacgttgtgtttttgatttacgtgttaaaagatttaatgtgacaatacgagatactaattcgaaatgctgttcaaattttggcaatttttcataacattaatttttgaagtgaaactttttatgggagggtcttgaaattctgatcggcaacctttttgtgtgacgaaaagtggtgggggtaaacactgtctcgcacaacggttgcgccaatatttccatctcacttaatttggagtctaattaattatgtaaattataataatctgTTTAagacgatacaaacatcccttaaaattgtgtatacatacttctgtctttgtcacactcacggcatttgtcgataatgtcctctcttttaattaaaaatgaacaatgagttacgcattttgaaagatattgtttagtgttatcgttaaaatatacaattttgttgtaaatatgcTTAAGTCAGGCGCAGAAAGAACAAGAGCGTGGCGTGAGAGAAAACGTACGAGTGAAGTGACAGTtcagaatgtgaaaaaaacggtgtaaataataaagacaatGAACCAGCAACTAGCATCTCGGCTCAGCCACCGCCTCTTGCATCTAtcagtgataatttacaatattctgattttcctgtaatacaaaagtttcacttctatcgtgcgtctttacgacactcttttttttctgaaaaattacttttttttttcattaaaattttatttgctgtgtttaatgttttgtttgtcggatattctttggcaaacaataacttaaataacacttatcaatacaacatgatatcaaaaaaattttctaagacaatgaattatctacttaattatattcataaaattcaaagtgagtcgttttatgtgccggtcagtgtattttcatcagaacaaaagttaacagggggtataagttttaccatgcaattccctatggcaaccgttaaaaaaaatgcactgtataaattaagaacatttttattaatgaacaATGAAGAgaagaattttgttttgacgaatttgttaaaaaattacaaatacactcaccggcagaaaaagcggaacactattattatttaaaaatctatcgtCGCGGTATGCGGTTGCTCTTTTTCAATCAGTATTTTGAAACCTTCTAACAGCTCGGTGACGCCTAGCAAGAGGAGCCTCAATAGCATTAGCTGCATAACGGAAACAACAACAGTCTTCAACCAAAGCTACTGCTCTGGCAATATTTACACCAGctagagaattttttttacgttctgcacttaaattcgaagttaacaacaataaaaaaattacaaaagttataaaaatctaaccaggctgttgattattataaaaatggtaaatttaagaaaagaaggtttttaagcaaaaaatttgtttttatgcgaaattgctaataaaatagCCTATGCTAATGTTCAAGGTTATGTTTGCTATCATCACCTCCTGgtcaaaatacatcaaaataggAATAATgggaataatttgttgttgactaattagtttttttttgccggtgagtgtagaATGCTCTGCTTAGAAGCTGTGAATGTGACGCAGACGAAAGATGGTGTTTCCGACTTGAATattagttgaaaaaaatgaagtcattTCTCAGCGTTAAAATTTCACGTTGTAGGCAACCACCCTACATGCTACCTAAGCTAACAACTTATATACAGAAGGGTCGGCCTTCTGCTGAGAAATTATGGAGGAATATAATAggtatttgcatttttatttcaaatttgtaacaaCCGATTTGAGCTTTATTAACAGcagctaataaataataatactgCTGCTCCATCCGGAACGAAGAaccgagtgcctttaattaatgcgcgaatgagcggaagatgtcttcacgcaagtggctcgtacaatattttttgtacgaacattaaattaaaaaattttgttttaatacattaaacataaacgaacataaaaccaagtaggcagtgacctttggttattagaaacaattgcttcacttgacaCTTGACGTTTGTTGTAtttgtattgtattttatgtagggtttgtaggaacaattttcaacgattataagtATTTCCCtaatttttaatggaggaaaatccaggcaagttgtattttatgaactaaattttattattatcaagaccgatttttttaatgccataaagggccagtgttttttgcagtttttatttggatgttggaagcgtcaCTTCCAAGACTGTGAgtacaaaaaaacaattaaaactgTCTCACGATCTTAGCTTTAGAAACGTCAAGTTTTAGATTTGTGTTTTGATgttaattgtttttctaattgaagacaatcgtagaaaaagtattaTATGCAACGAGTGCTAAAACAATACTTGTTGCACTCATAGGATTACCGACTCGCCTGGAGCTCGTAAAGAAAAGGACTACTTTATACACTTGTTGcgtaaattaatattttgtacTAACCCAGCGTCACCATAGTATTATAGCTCATTTTATGGAACTCTAAAACACTTCATACTTAatggtgttatttttttacttttagctAGTTACGCAGCAACAGTAAATTAACACTACCTGattcaaattttgaagttttattgataatttatttcatactacttttattttatagAGAAAGTGATATTGCAGAAATTATGTTATGTTCTGTATGAAGCATTTTTTACATATgggattaaaatttttgctgGGCGAGTGTGTGGTAACTTCCCACTTGTAAAAAAGGTGATCCTTTGCACACATGTTGCAGAAATAGCTACTGTACCACTTATAAAATCATCTTTAGGTTAGTACCTAACGTAAGAAAGATATATTATTTTGGTTTGTTTCTAGaattcatttataaattttcaatcacTCAATCAACATTCCAACTGTCACAGACCAAAACTTcttcagatttttttgaaaaagtcaTATGTATTTGTACTTTTGTGATTACATTCTTATTCTAAATTACAAACATTATGAAAACAAGGATTACATTAATTCCATGATACTACACGCTAGTTTGAGCTGAATTCATGTGTAAAAATCGATCTTACATctaatacatttatttcgttggcataattttcatttgaaaaaattatggaGAAATTCGAGGCGAAGTCAGAGCTTGGATGTAGCGCGGTTTAATTGCTTGATCCACCACAAGAAATTTTAAGATGACGAATAATATTGCACCGAAAATTAATTGTCCAAGACCCACGAGCAGTACTATGGCCCACGCTGGCACTGCCGTATAtcctaaaaaacaaaatttatgaattgGTACCTATTTAATTCCTATCCACAAGTTCACAGAACCATTCAAAAATGGTGCATAGCGTGATTGTGAGAGTGTACTTACGGTAGTACGTCCTTGTAATTGCTTTCCGCCCCTTTAAAATCTTTCTTCTACAGTCCCCCTCGTGCGAAATAGCCAACAACAAAACTGAAACAAATCAATCGTAACACATCATCCAAATCGAGGaatcaatgaaaaaatatttcagtaaACAATACGGTTTTATTTGTGTCATACATTCACTTGTAAAGTATAAATGGTAATGTAATTCagatatttttacatttatactTACCAAGTACAAAGATGgcatattttgcaaattttgaaCTTCCCATTTTCACAACTTACTGAAACTTACGCACCGATTATGTGTCACGTCTCTACCCAAGAACTAAACTCTGAACGGTGTTATCAATGTTTGAACTATGAATATAATGTAATGTAGGTGAGCAAATACCTTTGTCAAGAGATGTTATAAACACTGCAAGAATGTTGAGATAAGAACATTATTATTCACTGATTGTGGATTAAAAAGATTTGGATGACGAGAAATGGTAGAACATTTGAATAGAAAATGTTTACAATGTATCTATCTATAACGGGAATGTACGAATGTATTTTTATCTACGCCCGTGGGataagaacttcattaccgcacGCATATCATTACCGCATCCCACTCAGtaggataagtgtcatttatcccactgcGTGGAATAAGAACTTCCTTCCGATATGAAAATACGTAAATTTATAGTTGCCGTtccatataaaaaatgatgaataagtgaatacacaccgtttacacacaggagttaaattggttgcaaaacaattcaatatttttaaagtcgatcgttaatttagaaagaaataaacaaaaatctcttcagcgcacttttcacctaaaaaatgacactgacagtgacaaaaattgacagttcacagtgaggcggcaaaaatttcataacatgggcatggcttgcttcgactacaatcatttataatgaccctgtataatgaatGTGTTATTTAAgaagagtgaaaataattatgtgtACGACATGCaactacttttttttagaaGTTGTAAGTTGACAGGTGCTCAGTGTAAACTCAAGGTCATTCAACTTCGGGAAACCCCCGGTACGGTCAAAGAACCCGATCTGTCAttttgccaaaaaaaatttttttttattaaatgcaCTCAGTTATCCTTAAGATAACAAACCTTCTAAACAAGGAAGAGATAGAGAATTGAagtatatttttgttattcaCGACTAATTGCGAGTCCACTCTAGCACACGTTGACCTTGGCATGccatttatcattttttacaTCTTATTTGCGTAAACTTGATAAATTGTGTTTACCCACTCCATAACATATGGTTAATGGTTTTCTCCGGTAAGCACCAACGTTTTAATACCTTAATAATTGATATAATTGCCACTGAACAAAGGTCAAAAATGTTAGATAACAGATCATACCAAAACGAATGTGGTACAAATACAAGGTGCATTTCGATTGTGAGGTTAAGAGTACTGCACAGAAGCCCCAAACTTCGAGAAAGTCATGACCCAAAACGGCGCCACCGGACCCCTGGTTGGAGCCATAGACGAGGGAACCTCCAGCGCAAGATTCATTCTCTTCAAGGCTGGGACCGCGGAAGTGGTGGCGTCACATCAGAAGGAACTTGCCCAGATCTTCCCTCAAGAGGGTTGGGTTGAACAGAACCCCAGAGAAATACTAGAAGTCGTGAAGACGTGCATCGAAGCCACCATTGACAAATTGATTGCTCTGGGGGGCAGCGTGAACGATATAGTGGCAGTTGGGGTGACAAATCAAAGAGAATCTACAATAGTCTGGAACAAAACGACAGGCGAGCCTCTTTATAATTCGATTGTGTGGCTCGATATGCGCACCTCATCCACAGTCGATCAACTACTAGACAAAGTCCCAAACAAGACAAGAAACAAGAATTATTTGAAACCACTGTGTGGCCTCCCATTGTCTCCATATTTCAGTGCTGTCAAGTTAAAGTGGCTACAGGAGAATGTcccaaaagtaaaaaaagagATGGCGGCAGGAAACTGTCTCTTTGGTACAGTAGACTCTTGGGTGATTTGGAATTTGACAGGTGGTAAAGAAGGAGGAGTGCATGTGACAGATGTCACAAATGCCTCAAGGACAATGTTGATGAACATAGACACGTTAAAGTGGGACCCTGTACTTATGAATTTCTTTGAACTGCCGTGTTCAGTCTTGCCCACCATTAAATCCAGTTCAGAGGTTTATGGTCACATCAAAGAGGGCGCCCTACGAAATGTACCAATCGCTGGGTGTCTTGGAGACCAACAGTCTGCACTAGTGGGACAACAATGTCTGAACAGAGGACAGGTATGTCTCGCTTGTTCTGAAATTCATATGTGCTGTGACTgcttttaataaatgatatcaTTAACAGCAGCCGAATCAAGCTCAGACACAATCTGAACTAACATAGCCAAGTTCTATTGTTTTGCTTTCTGTTAGGCCAAAGCCACTTACGGGACCGGTTGCTTCCTGTTGTACAACACAGGCAAAGCTAAAGTAGACAGCTCTCACGGGTTGATAACCACAGTCGCGTACCAGTTAGGGCCCAACCAGCAACCCATCTACGCCCTTGAGGGCTCGGTTGCCGTTGCTGGGGCAGCACTGAACTGGTTGAGAGACAACTTGACGATCCTCCCCACTTTCGGGGACACTCAAAGCTTGGCCGAAAAAGCCGAACTTATCGAAAGCGGCGAAGTTTTCTTCGTGCCAGCTTTTAGTGGACTGTATGCACCATACTGGCAGCAAGACGCTAGAGGGTCAGTCGGTTTGGGTACTTCTCGAGAACGTTCTCATAGTTTTTTCGTAGCATCATCGTGGGCATAACTGAAGACACGAATTCCACTCACATCGTGAGAGCAGCTCTGGACGCTGTCTGCTTCCAGACGAGAGATATTCTGGAGGCCATGAATAAGGACTACGGATCTCCGCTGACTCATCTACAAGTAAATGtggttttttgtttgttccaaTAATGTTGTGACGTTCAAGGTCGACGGTGGCATGACAGCCAACTCGCTCTTGATGCAACTTCAAGCCGACTTGGCTGGTGTTACTGTTCTTAAGCCCAGTATGGCAGAGAGTACTGCTTTAGGGGCGGCCATGGTTGCCGGCGCTGCGATGGGATGTTGGGATATTGAAGGGTCGCCCTTGCAGATCCCGGCACAGAAATGGGTGCCCAGATCCAACGAAAATGAGAGGGACGTTAGATATGCCAAGTGGAAAATGGCGATTGAAAGAAGCACAGGATGGGatatttaaattgtatttccTGATAACATGCTCCAACCACttgtattgtttttatatattttattttacaagaaAACTTATTTCGATGTTTTCGTTTCTCTTTTTGTTATACGGTGGTTAAGTATGTAACTGTTtgatatgatttttttcaatgttttataatggaaaataaaatcttactAAGTTATGTACTTTTGTTATTACTTTTTTAAGCTCGCACTATATTTTAGGATAAATGGGGCGAAAAACTTCTACAACATCCTCTGTATATTATTTAGATGAAATTTACACAAAATAGCATTTTTAAGGTCTTTTTAAAGCAGCCTTTTgtaacaaatttggaaaacatGATAGAATTAGATTACTGTCACGGTGGAATATTTGTTTTCGATGCAGACggtaaaaaatacaaaaactgattttgaggttatgttatttgTATATCGTATTTTCGATTATAGATTGGGCCACACTTCGAAAAACACACAGAATTCTAGGTACCCTCATTGGAAATACCAATGTGGTGCAAAGTAATAAGCTGACTAATATTATTTGCttttgtgaaaatgaaaaatttcagcACTACCTCTGAAGCTCCTGCCTGAAGAAGTTCTGCTACTAATAGACAAAGGAATCGCAAAAGTGGTAGATCGGAAGTTCGTTGATACGCCAGaagttactaaaaaatatgAAGAGTTTGAAAATGGTCTACTTGCTCATGAAAAAGTTGTATATAAGAATAACCGAAAAAGACAGTTGGAAGTTATGATTGACGCTATTGTCGCCGCCAAGAGAAAACGAGGAGACGATAGATCATcagaagaaattttaaatgaagagTTAGAAAAATCATGTACTGTTACCAAGGAAAACATGATTTGGCCCACTTTTCTCACACCTTTAAGCAATTCTGGTAGTTGGTAGTCAATTATTGATTCcagtttatttatatttaaaatgtttaaggTATTTGTGTTGATGTATATAGAGaggtaattttacaaaatacctCAGATTTAAAATATAGCATATACAGAGATTTATGGGAAAAAGGTTATTACATAACTACTGGACACAAGTTTGGTGCTGATTTTTTAGTGTATTTAGGTATGTACTTGTTAGATGCGTTCACCAGTttgttaatcaaaattttcaggtgATCCAATTGCATATCATGCAATTTTTGTTGTGCATTGTGTCCACGACCCAGATAAAGCTATACACTCAACAGAAATAGTTGCCTTTGGCAGATTAGCAACAGCTGTAAAAAAACGCGCTGTGTTAGCCTCTCTCAATTCTGAAAAACAAGTATCTTACATAACAATCAACTGGATAGAtgcttaataaacattttattttctacgTGTGCTCAAATTTCTAATACTATCTAAAGCTGATCAATAAGTTTAAAATTCTGATGCTGCTTTTTTGGTAAtatattgaaatattttttgtagaatTCTGTGTTTTTTCTAAAGCCATGGCACCTCTCAACCCAAGTGTGACTCCAATCAAGATCCACCTTTTCACATGTGATCATCACCTTACCAGGAATTATTGCAAACAGCGTTCCATTTCTCCCCAAACCAACCTacaaaagaaataaatcaTGATCTGTTCTTAGAGCTGTTGACAACTGTACATTTAAGCCAGGGTGAAAACGCAAGGTTCTTTGGGTTGCTAGTATGGTGCCGGCTTCAACCTGATGGCCATCTTGCACTTTCCATCCACGATGTTTTGGTCGTACTTTAGTACTCGTATTTCGCGTACTTGAACCTGCCTTTTTGCTGGCGAATCTGACGGAAACTAAAATTACGACACTTCAATTACAAGACTccgagaagacgatgtatttACTTCCAAAAACCGATAGCGAATTTGAGACAATTTGCCTAAAATTCACACCCGCCAGACTCATTTTCggcaaaaatatattattgtaGCTAGGTTAAATTCGATAATTTAGGTTAGAAGTGCATCATGACATTTTGTCATAAAAGACGTTCATCGGATCATATCTCTCTATCAAAATAGATGACAATATTTgacactttgacaaatttGTCCCTAAAACACAACTTATTTTCGTACCCACCAATTTAAGACCAtccaattttgtaaaatttacagTAGATATtggttataaaattaaatatccatatataataaaagtaaaatgtttttattggcacaaaatttaacacaatttcattttaaaatgttcaaTAAACAATCTATTGCCTGTACagagctataaaatatttttggcctatttttaatttccaagCCCCAATCTGGCTCAGAGGATGGCAACGGCAAATTATGCCGCACAGAAAAAAGAGACTCGTACTTGACGTTAACTTTTGTGACCATGTCTCTTTGCCGCCGACACAAAAATGCTATTCGTTCCATCTTCTGTTTAAAATTGGGACTAGAAATTATCACTTCTTTGTATTTCTTGTTGTGAGCGAACAACCAAACCAAAGTGCACAGCGTGGGAAACAACGGTGCTTCCTTATTGCACCAGTGGAGCATCACAGATATCACGTGCTCCGCGTACTCTGCCAACCAACTATTGGTTCGTGTCGGTTCGAATctgtaaaaattaatcaaaatcgaCGCCGCCGCCGTGCAAGCTTTCATCTCGGGAAGCGACCTGTTGGTGGAAATGATGGTGGCGTACAAGTGTTTCGGCAGAATTGCGCCCAACTTCTGGCATGACTTTTTGCATCTCCTGGTGATAAATTCTGAAACAGATCACTAACGTAAAACCCGATCCCGGCTCTTTTCCAAACTACAAACCGAGATCCTCCAAAACTCGGATTATTTCGCCCAACGACGCGTTCACGTTACTCAGCTTCAAAACCGCCTTTTTACATCGAGAACCGAGAGTATTGTGAGGTACAGCATTTTCGTTGGCTTTCTGCAGTCTTTCCCGTATTTTCGAAAACTCGGGCTTTTCATCTAAACGCCTCTTGTATCCTCTCCAAGCAGTCTGCAATTTAACCGATTACATCAAAACCATCAACTCACACAAAACAAATCACCTGAATTTTTGTCGCGGCTTGGTTTTTCACCTTCAAGAGCCTCCTCTCCGCTATTGCTTCAGGCGTCAAGGCTTCAGCGTATTTCTGCCGCACCAAAAATCCTCTAATGTGTTTTTGTGCAACAAGTGTCGCCTTCTTCAACGCTTGGAATCTCTTCTGTTCAACCCTCATTAACAATTTCGCCCTCCACTTTCTTTGAACGAACACAACAGCTCTTCTTATCGTGTTAAAGTTGTCTCTCTCCAATCTACCAGCTACTTTGGCTCTGAAACGTCTCTGAATAATGACAGTTGTGACCTTGACAGActggaatttcttcatttcgACCCTCATCGCTAATTTCGCCCTCCACAATCTCTGCACAAACACAACAACTTCTCTAAACCTATTGAAATAAGTCACTGCCAATCTTGCGGCTAGTGTAGCTCTGAAACGTCTCTGGACGACGATAACACTGCTCCGCAAAGTGCAGAATCGTCCCATTTCGACTCTCATCGCCAGTTTAGCTCTCCACATTCTCTGAACAAACACGACAGTTTCTTTCAACTTGTTAAAGTTGTTCTTTTCCGACTTGGCCGCCAAATTAGCTCTGAACCGTCTCTGAACGACAACAGTTGCAAACTTCAAGCTTTCAAATCTTTTCATTTCAACTCTCATCGCCAATTTAGCTCTCCACTTTCTCTGAACGGACACTGTAGCCTCCCTCAAC encodes:
- the Gk1 gene encoding glycerol kinase 2, whose protein sequence is MTQNGATGPLVGAIDEGTSSARFILFKAGTAEVVASHQKELAQIFPQEGWVEQNPREILEVVKTCIEATIDKLIALGGSVNDIVAVGVTNQRESTIVWNKTTGEPLYNSIVWLDMRTSSTVDQLLDKVPNKTRNKNYLKPLCGLPLSPYFSAVKLKWLQENVPKVKKEMAAGNCLFGTVDSWVIWNLTGGKEGGVHVTDVTNASRTMLMNIDTLKWDPVLMNFFELPCSVLPTIKSSSEVYGHIKEGALRNVPIAGCLGDQQSALVGQQCLNRGQAKATYGTGCFLLYNTGKAKVDSSHGLITTVAYQLGPNQQPIYALEGSVAVAGAALNWLRDNLTILPTFGDTQSLAEKAELIESGEVFFVPAFSGLYAPYWQQDARGIIVGITEDTNSTHIVRAALDAVCFQTRDILEAMNKDYGSPLTHLQVDGGMTANSLLMQLQADLAGVTVLKPSMAESTALGAAMVAGAAMGCWDIEGSPLQIPAQKWVPRSNENERDVRYAKWKMAIERSTGWDI
- the Tsen34 gene encoding tRNA-splicing endonuclease subunit Sen34; translation: MKFTQNSIFKVFLKQPFVTNLENMIELDYCHGGIFVFDADDWATLRKTHRILGTLIGNTNVVQTLPLKLLPEEVLLLIDKGIAKVVDRKFVDTPEVTKKYEEFENGLLAHEKVVYKNNRKRQLEVMIDAIVAAKRKRGDDRSSEEILNEELEKSCTVTKENMIWPTFLTPLSNSGICVDVYREVILQNTSDLKYSIYRDLWEKGYYITTGHKFGADFLVYLGDPIAYHAIFVVHCVHDPDKAIHSTEIVAFGRLATAVKKRAVLASLNSEKQVSYITINWIDA
- the mRpL27 gene encoding large ribosomal subunit protein bL27 → MSLAGVNFRQIVSNSLSVFGISVRFASKKAGSSTRNTSTKVRPKHRGWKVQDGHQVEAGTILATQRTLRFHPGLNVGLGRNGTLFAIIPGKVMITCEKVDLDWSHTWVERCHGFRKNTEFYKKYFNILPKKQHQNFKLIDQL